CGGCGCTGCTGATAAAGCCGGTGGTCATCTTTAAGTTTCTGTATTCGTTAAAAGCTCTGTCTGTACGTTCGTAAGCCATAGAAAAAGTTCCTTTTTCAATTAATATTTCAGCGTTTCTACCACGCCTTTCTTGAAGGTGCCCAGGATGTAGATGAAGTTGGTGTACTTCTTCAACTCAGCAAGTGCGGCCTGTGCGTTTTCATCCTTCATGTTGGCTTCGAAGGAAACGTGGAAGATGTAGCCCCAGGGCTTATCCGGATGGGGGCGGCTTTCGCAACGGGTCAAGTTGAGACCGCGCTTGGCGAAACATCCCAAGGCGTTATACAGGGAACCGACTTCCTGTGCGGCGGCCAACTCAAATAGAATGGTGGTCTTGGCGTTTTCAGATTCGGCGAAATCCATAGGAGTTTTCTGGATTCCGTAGAAGCGTGTGAAGTTGGTGCCACGGAGATTTTCGAGACCTGCCTTCAGAATGTCCAGGTTGTAAATCTTGGCCGCATATGCGCTTGCGATGGCGCCTTCGTCGCGGGCACCGCGGGCGGCCAGCTCTTCAGCAGAGCCTGCGGTGTCAAATGCAGGAACTGCCTGGATCTGCGGGTTCTCCGCAAAAAACTTGGAGCACTGGGCAAGTGCCTGCGGGTGGCTGTAAACGCGTTTAAGATCTTCTTGCTTGACGCCGGGCATAACGCAAAGGGTGTGCTCGATGCGGAGCATGACTTCGCCTACAATGCGGTGACGCCATTTGTACAGCAAATCGTAGTTTGCTTCGATGGAACCTGCAGTAGAGTTCTCAATAGGAATTGCACCGCCGTCTGCTTCGCCAGTTTCAATAGCCTGGTAAATTTCTTCGAAAGTATCCTTGGGCAGAGTTTCGATGTCGTCGCCAAAAAGATAATGTGCGGCGCAATCGCTGTATGCGCCCTTACGGCCTTGGAATGCAATTTTCTTCATAGTCTCAATATTAGAATTTTCGACGGGTTCGTGTGGATGATTTATTCCTGAAGGGCGATTTTATTTAAAACGTCGGGCGCCCTTGTACTTGGGGCTCCAATATTTATCGTTCATGGGAGAAATCATGACGCCGCGGCTGGTGCTGGCGTGGGTGAATCGATCTCCGTTCAAGTAAATACCCACGTGGCTAATGCCCCAAAAATCTCCAAAGAAAATCAAGTCGCCTTCCTTTAGGCTGCCCCTGCCAACGGAACTTCCTCGGCCATCTTTGTAAATGGTTTCGGCATGGTGATCCAGGGCGATGCCGTAGTATTCCTTGTAAATCTGCATTACATAACCGGAACAGTCTATGCCCGACTTGCTTGTTCCGCCCAACTTATACTTGGTTCCCATCCAGGGCTTGACAACATCTTCCAGGGAAGAACGCTTCTTAGGAGCGGCTCTTGCGATTTCCTTTTGCTTGGCGGCCTCGCGGACCTTGGCGTTGGAATTCGTCTTTGCCTGCTTTTGTAAGGAGTCTGGCTTAGCTAGGTTTGAATTTGTTGCAGTGGTGGCCTGCTTTGCTGCCTGTTCCGTTTTTTGCTCGGATTCACTTGCTTTGGGTTGGGCAGATGTTGCTGCGGAAGTTGCTTGCGATGCAGGCTTGTAGTCGCCGATACTCCTGTCGTATCCAGTACGGACAGGGAATGTGCAGGCCATGAGGCCGAGGCAAAGTATCAGCAGCAGGTGCATATGGGCTTAGTATAATAAAATCACAATGGATGTGCAAATGCTAGAACGGCTCTACGCCGAGATCCGAGTCCCCTTCCTTGATTTTCGTGAGGATTGGTAGGCCGGTAAGTTCCTGCATCATGAATATGTTGTCGTCTTCCATTTGGAAGTTCCCGCTCATGCCGTAACGGTTCACGATGATGCCTCGAATGTCAAGACCGCGGGCGCGAGCGTACTCGACAGTAAGAACGCATGCGTTAATGCTTCCGAGGGCTGCCGTAGTTACAATCAGGAGAGGAAGTTTCAGTGCCTTCATAATATCGGCGAGGAAAAGCTTTTGGGGCTCATTTCCGTTGGCTAGGTTTGTCGCCGGTTCGTCGTAACGGATGGGGCAGATGATGCCGCCGCTTCCTTCGGTAAATACAAACTCATGCCGGCCGCAGGCAGCCTTGAAGTCTTCGCAGACCTTGGAAAGTTCCACCGGGTTGCCTTCCTTGCGGGCGGCCAGGTGAGGGGAGACTGCTTCCTTGTAAACGTAGCT
This genomic interval from Fibrobacter sp. contains the following:
- a CDS encoding prephenate dehydratase is translated as MKKIAFQGRKGAYSDCAAHYLFGDDIETLPKDTFEEIYQAIETGEADGGAIPIENSTAGSIEANYDLLYKWRHRIVGEVMLRIEHTLCVMPGVKQEDLKRVYSHPQALAQCSKFFAENPQIQAVPAFDTAGSAEELAARGARDEGAIASAYAAKIYNLDILKAGLENLRGTNFTRFYGIQKTPMDFAESENAKTTILFELAAAQEVGSLYNALGCFAKRGLNLTRCESRPHPDKPWGYIFHVSFEANMKDENAQAALAELKKYTNFIYILGTFKKGVVETLKY
- a CDS encoding NlpC/P60 family protein, whose product is MHLLLILCLGLMACTFPVRTGYDRSIGDYKPASQATSAATSAQPKASESEQKTEQAAKQATTATNSNLAKPDSLQKQAKTNSNAKVREAAKQKEIARAAPKKRSSLEDVVKPWMGTKYKLGGTSKSGIDCSGYVMQIYKEYYGIALDHHAETIYKDGRGSSVGRGSLKEGDLIFFGDFWGISHVGIYLNGDRFTHASTSRGVMISPMNDKYWSPKYKGARRFK
- the bioD gene encoding dethiobiotin synthase, whose protein sequence is MSKGYFVTATGTDVGKTFVTALLVKKWRDSGIDAGYYKAALSGAELRDGKWIAGDADYVKTVAGLPDSQEELVSYVYKEAVSPHLAARKEGNPVELSKVCEDFKAACGRHEFVFTEGSGGIICPIRYDEPATNLANGNEPQKLFLADIMKALKLPLLIVTTAALGSINACVLTVEYARARGLDIRGIIVNRYGMSGNFQMEDDNIFMMQELTGLPILTKIKEGDSDLGVEPF